The genomic interval TCTGATGAGCACAGTTGCATTTGTAAAAAAGCAACATCTGCTAGTGGATGCCTTGCTGCTCAGTGGAATGCCTGTTCACACACAGCCCCAAAGCACTGCCTTTGAAGAACTGCAGACATGGCAATCTCTTCACTTGCATGGTCACAGTGCCCCAGACACAAAGGGCTGCTCTGTCCCCTCTCCTGGGGTTTCCCTCTGTACATCTCCATTTTCAGCCCCATTAAGATAACCTTTCACAAGGTGCTTGTCTGACCTCTCATCAGTCCACAGCCAAATCCACTTCTGAAACACCTCAGAAAATCTGCCTTGAAGtttgcaggctgagaaaagagaggagaaaaaaaccccaaccaccaAGTACAGTATCAACAGCAAATGCTAAATTTGGTTTCTGTGCTCTCTCACCACTCACCCAAAAGCCATTTTGCTTCCAGCCTTTGATGGATGCCACGAGCACGGGCTGTAGGAGGGACCCTGAGTGCTGACCTGCCTTGCTGGGAAGCCATCCAGAACTGCCACTACCCCCCCTTCTGTGTTTCACACACATCTCATGTTGGATTCCTGACAAAACTCTTCTATGTTCTGTTACCACAACCAAGCCCTCGCCATATTGCTTGATAGAAGCTCTCCCTCCAGCTGGAGTATGCCAAAATAGACCTGCCATCTCTCCCCACAGACATCCTCCATCGTGAGGCCCCTGGCAAGAGGCAGCAGGAGACCATAAGTTCTAGAGGCTTTTTTCACTTGTGATAGTAATTTTGAATTCCTCAAGTTCTCACTAACAGCAGAGCCTCTCATGTTGTCCCTGGAATCTGATCTCTCCTGGGACAGCCAGCCACTGAGGATTTCATCCCACCATCCCTTAGAGAAGTTCTCAACCATCTGTACACCACGTTGCCTATGGAACAGCACAACTTGTACATGGTGCCACTGAGGCTCCAGCATGCTCTCTGCCCTCCAGCAGCCAAGCCAAGCCATACAGTTTTCTGTTTAAACAAAAGGCTCACTAAGGATCCTAAGAAATAATACCAGTTGTTTTTGTTAAAGGAAAGTCTCAGTAAGATGGCACTTGCTCTCAAATACTGGAACAGGCCAAAATTAAGGCTGTCTTGTGTTACTGTGACTCATCAATCCTGCTACATGAATTAAGATCCATCTAATtactcacagtaaaacagtagCTGTGGACAGATGAGTACTTTCAGCTTCAACTGTACTGAGGAAAGATCTTACACCTCCTAAGGCTACTACCCCTTTCACAACTCTTTCACATTCCTCTCCTTCATGGGCAGGGCAATGCCTGGAGAGAATCAGGACCAAGCATGGAGTGAAGCCACTGGAGAAGGCCTGCATTTTTTTGTACAGATCAGACAACAAAAAGCATGTGAGATACAGAtagttggaaaagaaaaagtcaccTTTTGCTAGCCAGTCCTTGTAACTGTGAGCTTCATCTCTAACACTGCCTTGGTTTTCAGGCACTTCTCTCTCAGTACTTCCCCTGCAGCACTATTTCTAGAACAGCAGCTGGCCCATCACAGAACCAGAAGGGCCTGTACAGGTCACCCATCCTTCCAAGATGGCTGTTTGTCCAAAGCTGCAAGTATCTCTCACTGTACTTTACCCACAACTGCACCAGGATTCCCATTCTGAAGGGCAGAACTTATGTAACTTTATAGCACTGATACAGATTGAGGCAAACCCAGTAGCTTCTCAAAGCAACCCCACCCCAGCAAAGACTGGGCATTGATCCAGGCATTTCAGCATGTCACTGGCCACATGGATGGATTGGTCCTGTATCTCCAACCCACTCAGATGATGATAGTTCTTTGTGTTCACTCCacactcctcagctccctgcaggcttGAAAAAAAGCCCATATTTTTTCCTGCCCTGACCTccttttactttaaaaactttGTAACACCACTGGTTTCTCTCCTGATTATTTCATGCACCTGTCAAAGAGAGACTAACAACACATGTAAAGACTTGGATGTGCCAAGTCAGCTGAACACCAAGAGGTTTCAGGCCTTTCACCtcttaagagaaaaaacagccaAAAATGCAGCCTGAGAGGAAGGGTCCCAGCAGCTCttgctgcttcagcagggagcAGCTCATTGACATTTGttcagctgcctcctgcagcaaGGGAGAATTGCATTTCAGTCTGAATCACGTCCCCTTCCATCCTGCTCTTACCAGCTACACGTACAGTTGGTCCACTCTGAGGCCAGCTTCACCCACTGAGGTGACTGATGCAGTTACACAAGTGAGGCCCCAAAGGGAAGttgaaaagaggaaggaaatgggGAAATTTCATAGGAAAAGCATGTTAGAATCTGTAAGAAGCAAGCAAGCTCTGCTGCAGAGTAAATTAAACCCTTGCTAGTCCACACTCCACCTCGGTTTGCAGATGACATTACCTGGATGCTTACTAAACCAGTTTCAGGCAGGTGGCACTGACCCACACTCCTTCTACATCAGAGGAACCAAGTAATTTTCTGTCACAAGTGCTCTCCTCCCTCCACACTATCCTTCATGCTCAACAGACATGCCAGACTGATAAACTTCAGCCTCCACTCCATAATCAACAGCTTTTCTCCACTAGTCATCAATCTTTAAGGCAAACCACATGTTCCTGAAGAGGCCAAAGATAGAGGTGGAGCCCATTGCAGAGGAGAATGGTAGGCTTAGGGTGAAACTACATCTAGTAATGATGACAGGGAGCTGCTCAGGCTCGTTTTTATAGAGCAAAGTAAGCTGTGGGCTCTGCATAAGCCTGTGAAGCTTCAAAACACACAAGAAATAACCAAGGTACTTCTAACCTGTAGATTTCTCATTCTGAACACCTGTTTGCTGTTCAGGCAACCAATTGGTTTGAGAGCAGCAACCTCAGAGCTTGAGCAGCTGATACCTGAATCACATTTTATGAACCAGCAGTAGCAGAATTTAATGGGGAGCTGTTTCACTCCACAATACAACTCATTGTGATGGAGGACACTTTCCATTATCAaactataaaaatatattcccAGAGTCTAAATCAATAATTTAAACTGATAATGAAAGTAGAATCAGGTGTTATCTAGGAAGACTTGTCCCAGTACTGCAAGTTTAGAGTTAAAGGATTGACTGGGGCAACTCAGGAGGGAGTGTGAGCTCTTCTTAGAGTTCTTCTTCTCTCCACCTTTCTCTGAAGAGGCATCTTCAGGATCTCTTGCACTTTCCCCTTCACCATGGTTAGATGCTGTTTTGAAAGTGAATTTCTTGGTTTTCTTCAGTGAGTAAAATTCCCTCATCAAGTCTTCCACCTcccactgctcctccttccgcttcctgcagcagtgcagagcagcagggtcTATGGGATGAGCTTCGGTGTTGAAGATGTACCCACCAGCATTCAAGACACACTCCCCGTAGGGTGTAACCACCACATCAAAGGCTGAGCCATCATTGTGGATAAAGTTGTCTGGGTCAAACAGCAGGtacaaatattttactgtttcagCCAAAAAGAAGGATTCCATACGATTATCCAGCCTGTGATCTCTCAAGTCTTTGATCtataagagaagaaaaagcagtggGTTACTTATATCCAATTCACTTAGTTAggaacttggggaaaaaatcaACCCAGCTTGCAATCCATTTCAGTTCAACAGCACAGTGTGCCATCAATTCACTCTGCTTTAAACAGCTGGATGCAAATACATCAACAAGGTTCCAGATGTTTTGAATTAAAGTCTAGAGATAAGGAACAGGAAACTAACAATTAGGAGAAATGTACTTCCTAAGGAGCAAATAAGCTTCCTGTCTATGATCATTTCCCCACAAGGCTTTTACCTACTTCCCAAATCACAAGGCAGAATTCCCAACATTTAtaaggaggttttttttgtaaaacagaGCTTGATAATAGAAGATTCCAAATGTACTAAGGgactttaaagaaaatcactgcaGTTCTCAGCTTTTCGAGGCTTAGCAGGAAAGCAGCATTGTACAACTGGCAGGCAGCGAGCCTGCAGGTGAGCCTTCCTGCTGAGCTGGGACACCTGGTAGCTACAAGATACAGGAGACAGAAGAAGCTTCTGATGCTTTCCTATGTATTTGGCTCTGAGGCAACAAGCTCATGACAGAATTTAGCCCACTGTTCAGGCTGTGAGGGAAGGTACTAGCAGGAACATAAGCAGCAGTTACCAGATCAGCTTCAAACATGAGGTGTTTACTTGAAAAAGAAGTTACAGTTCAATGAAAGTGATCCCTGGACTCCATGGCAAAGCATGATTCATGAGATGTTCTTAAAAGCTCATTTTTAGCAGCTATTTAACTGTCTTTGCAGTTGATTGGGCACTTACAGTTGCAAATCCACAGTCCACCCTGCTGATTTTCTCGATTGACTCCACGGCGTCTCTTCCCAGTTCCAGCAGTGTGGGATCCCTCGTAGCACGGTACAGATACATGGCACTCTCAATCAGCtctgcaaaaaaccccacacagtTCCAAGCATAAAGATTACCAAACCAGGTACACAGGGAAGACAAGCTATTCCTTaaactgatttaaaaatacTACTTCAGGATCATGAGGCAAACTGTCTAGCTTGCCTTGTATCTCCTCTGGCTCAAAGCACAGATGCCTGCTCTTCCCAAAGATGTTTTACAAAGAAATCCACTCTAATTAGATTGCATCAGCTCAGGTAAGAGTGAATAATGCTCCCCTCCCACTCCCTGAATGTGTCAgaagagcaagagagaaaaggatTAAAGCTCAGCTGTCGAAGAAGATACTTCTAGAAAGGATTACAAACAAGAAATTCGACACCCAAAATGCGTTTGTCAAACACCACCAGAACCCTCTGAAACACCAGGAAAatagagacaacagaaatactcAAGACAGACatgtgcactgtgctgtgttTACTTCCTGAAGAAGAGGATCTTTTGGGATGCTGTCATACATTTGACAGTTAAGGCTGATGAGTATCTTTTGGTAGAATTGTCCAACATGGGTATCACCTGAACACTCAAGACCAAAAGGAAATTGATTATTCTCAGTTACAAAATCAGGTGTGATACTTTGGAGTCAGAActgtaaagaagaaaaccagacaGACTGTTTCATTGCAATGTCACAGACAACAGAGAATCCCTCTCACCTGTGGAGTTTTAGTGTGATTAGAGTGAGTTCCTTTCAGGAACTCAGCAGAACCAGAAAGGTGTATTCCTACTCACTTTCACTTCCTGAATTTAAAGGACAGAGGCCATCACATTAACATTCTGCAGGACTTTAAAACATTGCAAGTCAGACAGACTAACACTTCAAATCCCACACTCCCCCTTTATACCCCCACACCAGGATTTGCTTCCTTTAAAAGGCCTCTGTGAGCAGACAGCAAAAAGTGCAGCTTCAACTATGGAAATTACTGATCACACATATGCAGGAACTAAAAGTCAAAGCAAACCTGAAGAGGAACTCTTACAGGGCAGGTGTTGCTAACAGTTGATCTAACCaccagaaataaaaaagcaggaCTCCATGATCCTTTGCATTTTACTTCTGCTTACCAGGCCTGAGTGGATACCCTTCTCTCTTGTCCACTGTATAGCCCTGGGGAATGTTGTAGAACTCAGGGAGCCCACCAAACTGCTTCCAGACAGTGTAATAGTTGAGGAAGGTTCTCATGGCATTATCTATATCCCCAATTAAGCtctgagagagaaaggaaacaatGAAGCAAGGCAATATCTGGGTGAAGAAGTTGTCAAAGCAAAACAGTGACAACCATGCTTGTTCAGCAGGTCTGAATGTAATATTTAAGCATGATGCTTTAAGAAGAGGCAGAACCGTGGAGATAAATGCTGCTCTTCTGCTGGATCACAATCCACACACCTAAATAATACAAAGTCTCCTCCATTTTTAGCTGACTGAAGGCTGGGTTTCTTCAGCCAACATTTGAGTCCATCACAGCACCCAGTCTCTTTCAGAGAGGATAAGCAAACCTAAGTACTGATGAGAAAGCAAACCTCTCAACGGGAAAGTATTCCCACAAATCAAGTATTTCTGAGGTGGTGGCAAAGAGGTGGGATTCTCTTTTGCATTAGGTTCCCATTGGATTACGAGCTCACTATCCATGGAGTGTGCTACAACAaaactgctctcctctcatgcTTAACAGGAGATACTTTTATAGACCATAAAGTCAACATCTGCTCTTCTACAGGTTCAGGCTACTGTACATTTCACCAGAGAACAAACTAGACTTTTAAATGAGCACAGATCAGGATTATATTTGTAACTTAGACATTAAAGACTGACCCAAGACAGATGAATAAAAATCACCATGTGTTACTGGTATGAGAGCTCTTACCTGCAGGCCTGGCCAGTAGGCCTCCAGGGACTGAAAAACAGGCATGGACACTGTTCCTTTGTACATCTGAACCCAGAGGTACCAGTCATCAAATTTCGTGTAATTTTTGATGGCTTTGTTATATTCTATAAAGCAAAACAGATGGGTAGGTAATTCAACAAAGAATTCTCTTTTATTAAGAATGGGAGAGGCCCCTTTGTCCCTTGAGTtacgtgtccaggtggccaagaaagtcaagggcatcct from Colius striatus isolate bColStr4 chromosome 16, bColStr4.1.hap1, whole genome shotgun sequence carries:
- the EDEM2 gene encoding ER degradation-enhancing alpha-mannosidase-like protein 2; amino-acid sequence: MLRWLGSLLCLWALHFPAQPAGTAVAARGVDIASYRERVRAMFYHAYEHYLESAFPYDELRPLTCDGQDTWGSFSLTLIDALDTLLILGNVSEFQRVVNVLQEGVDFDIDVNASVFETNIRVVGGLLSAHLLSKKAGVEVEAGWPCSGPLLRMAEEAARKLLPAFETPTGMPYGTVNLLHGVNPGETPVTCTAGIGTFIVEFATLSHLTGDPVFEDVARKALKALWKNRSDIGLVGNHIDVITAKWVAQDAGIGAGVDSYFEYLVKGAILLQDKELMSMFLEYNKAIKNYTKFDDWYLWVQMYKGTVSMPVFQSLEAYWPGLQSLIGDIDNAMRTFLNYYTVWKQFGGLPEFYNIPQGYTVDKREGYPLRPELIESAMYLYRATRDPTLLELGRDAVESIEKISRVDCGFATIKDLRDHRLDNRMESFFLAETVKYLYLLFDPDNFIHNDGSAFDVVVTPYGECVLNAGGYIFNTEAHPIDPAALHCCRKRKEEQWEVEDLMREFYSLKKTKKFTFKTASNHGEGESARDPEDASSEKGGEKKNSKKSSHSLLSCPSQSFNSKLAVLGQVFLDNT